One segment of Nostoc flagelliforme CCNUN1 DNA contains the following:
- a CDS encoding NB-ARC domain-containing protein yields the protein MTVYDASTQLQTLLYDKKALLVVDDAWNPEHVEPFRVGGSDCRVLVTTREAVIKGATAYKLDVLTPDESIKLLEKSCSSLKLEERHLAQELAATVGYLPLALDLAASQVAEGVTWTELLEDLQKDIAYLETLDLPGLEKYSTEEKRKHYSLIASFNLSLRSLTPEMLQQFAWFGVLPEDVNITPAMAATLWAITPRQALTTLRSFKTKALVLPGITLNEQQTYRLHDLMHDMAKRSLVSEPSPYQPHELPGLGLKLAEAHSQLLERYQNKTTSGLWHTLEDDGYIYANLSWHLEQAQRVEDLHQLFEEETEKGHNGWYEACDRLGQNGIFVTDVARAWRLAEDMYTENSSNSIYLQCFYALITASLNSLVANLPNDLLIALVNKKVWTPNQGLAYALQSSNPSQKADSLTALANHLPPNLEKLALEKALAAAKLIQDERHRAEALFALVDKRPELLPEALAAARQIQNEESRAIEALFALVDKLPSELLLEILVAAKQIQDEESFPEALFALVDKLPPELLPEALAAAKLIQDEEYRADALSALAILLSRIPTDQLFSFWKQILHELSLRTRQNLLADIEKLVPVIFALGNDAAIASVNCAIQDVARWWH from the coding sequence ATAACTGTATATGATGCTTCCACGCAATTGCAGACATTGCTTTACGACAAAAAAGCACTGCTGGTGGTTGATGATGCTTGGAATCCAGAACATGTAGAACCTTTTCGCGTCGGAGGTTCAGATTGTCGAGTCCTTGTCACAACGCGGGAAGCTGTAATCAAGGGTGCAACTGCCTATAAATTAGATGTATTGACTCCAGATGAATCAATAAAATTGCTGGAAAAATCTTGTAGCTCACTTAAACTGGAAGAACGACACTTAGCCCAAGAGTTAGCGGCTACAGTCGGTTATTTACCATTAGCACTGGATTTAGCTGCATCCCAAGTAGCAGAAGGAGTAACCTGGACAGAACTTCTAGAGGATTTACAGAAAGATATCGCCTATTTAGAAACACTGGATTTACCAGGGTTAGAAAAATACAGTACTGAAGAAAAACGCAAACATTATAGCTTAATTGCTTCCTTCAATCTTAGCTTACGGTCTTTAACCCCAGAAATGTTGCAGCAATTTGCTTGGTTTGGGGTATTGCCAGAAGATGTAAATATTACTCCAGCAATGGCAGCAACGCTGTGGGCCATCACTCCCCGGCAGGCATTAACAACCTTACGTTCCTTCAAAACCAAAGCATTAGTACTACCAGGAATAACCCTCAACGAGCAACAAACCTACAGATTGCATGACTTAATGCATGATATGGCAAAGCGAAGCCTCGTAAGTGAACCATCTCCCTATCAGCCACATGAATTACCAGGATTAGGACTAAAATTAGCAGAAGCCCATTCCCAGCTATTAGAGCGATATCAAAACAAAACTACATCCGGTTTGTGGCACACCTTAGAAGATGATGGTTATATTTACGCAAATCTGAGTTGGCATTTGGAACAAGCTCAAAGAGTAGAAGACCTGCACCAACTATTTGAAGAAGAAACAGAGAAGGGACACAATGGCTGGTATGAAGCGTGCGATCGCTTAGGACAGAATGGGATTTTTGTTACAGATGTTGCTCGTGCTTGGCGATTAGCCGAGGATATGTACACGGAAAACTCCTCCAACTCAATTTATTTACAGTGCTTTTATGCCCTGATAACAGCATCCTTAAACAGTTTGGTTGCCAATCTACCCAACGATCTACTGATTGCACTAGTTAATAAAAAGGTATGGACTCCTAATCAAGGACTAGCTTATGCCCTGCAAAGTTCAAATCCATCTCAAAAAGCTGATTCACTGACAGCGCTTGCCAATCATTTACCACCAAACCTCGAAAAACTAGCGTTGGAAAAAGCACTGGCTGCCGCCAAACTGATTCAGGATGAGAGACATCGCGCCGAAGCACTATTCGCCTTAGTAGACAAACGGCCAGAACTATTACCGGAAGCACTGGCTGCCGCCAGACAGATACAGAATGAGGAGAGTCGTGCCATCGAAGCACTATTCGCCTTAGTAGACAAACTGCCATCAGAATTATTACTGGAAATACTGGTAGCCGCCAAACAGATACAGGATGAGGAGAGTTTCCCCGAAGCACTATTCGCCTTAGTAGACAAACTGCCACCAGAATTATTACCGGAAGCACTGGCTGCCGCCAAACTGATTCAGGATGAGGAGTATCGCGCCGACGCCCTATCCGCCTTAGCTATCCTTTTATCAAGGATACCAACAGATCAGCTTTTTTCATTCTGGAAACAGATACTTCATGAGTTATCTCTGCGTACTCGTCAAAATTTACTAGCAGACATAGAGAAGTTAGTTCCAGTTATTTTTGCATTAGGTAATGATGCGGCAATAGCATCCGTTAATTGTGCTATCCAGGATGTGGCACGATGGTGGCACTAA
- a CDS encoding transposase domain-containing protein: protein MRRGSSLLVNFEVQQPYVTPSQLLLAIDQVIPSQTITKAIISTSSVEQRQRILPTHVIVALVIAMSFWSSDSVVSVFKNLIHGLACFRIPELIRFKTPTSS, encoded by the coding sequence GTGCGTAGAGGCAGTAGTCTACTTGTTAACTTTGAGGTTCAACAGCCCTACGTTACCCCAAGCCAATTACTTCTGGCAATCGATCAAGTAATTCCATCTCAGACTATAACGAAGGCAATTATCAGTACTTCTTCTGTTGAGCAACGACAACGAATACTTCCGACTCATGTAATTGTGGCTTTGGTAATAGCCATGAGTTTTTGGTCATCGGACTCCGTTGTATCAGTGTTCAAAAATCTAATTCATGGTTTGGCCTGTTTCCGTATACCGGAATTAATACGTTTTAAAACACCAACTTCTTCATGA